A region from the Sandaracinus amylolyticus genome encodes:
- a CDS encoding carbohydrate-binding family 9-like protein, with translation MKKSVLVFLVASLAIASLAMQACVEQAPELSAAEREQLRENISREAPHPQHELDINFENRVRLIGYDVSTETVTPGQAFTITWYWHAQRQLDGGWQIFTHLADGRGENRVNEDTNGVVRQLYQPGRWREGEYIEDPQTITLPADWGSDQIVFYLGLWNGPHRLSISRGPSDGENRARAAQLSVAAGPTAQAAPEERPAPPPPSIRAEHASTPVRIDGRLDDAAWRVPASTAFVNTVTGARGEVPATVRTLWDAQKLYVAFEVDDTFLRNTLEGRDAHLWEQDAVEIMVDPDGDGRNYFELQVSPTGEVFDTRYDSRRVPGPIGHADWNAAIEAAVATRGTANDDGDDEGYSVEIAIPWSSFVTADGTAMTAPPAESTWRMNFYVMDTTRSGSRSSGWSPTLERDFHVPARFGRVTFGPAPVAAVEPPAEEAPVAAGRVIQISPDAQRQLRRAIAAGSRPSPEVVRRHGFEPLPE, from the coding sequence ATGAAGAAGAGCGTCCTCGTCTTCCTTGTCGCTTCGCTCGCGATCGCTTCGCTCGCGATGCAGGCGTGCGTCGAGCAAGCGCCCGAGCTCAGCGCGGCGGAGCGCGAGCAGCTGCGCGAGAACATCTCGCGCGAGGCGCCGCATCCGCAGCACGAGCTCGACATCAACTTCGAGAACCGCGTGCGGCTGATCGGCTACGACGTCAGCACCGAGACGGTCACGCCGGGCCAGGCGTTCACGATCACGTGGTACTGGCACGCCCAGCGTCAGCTCGACGGCGGCTGGCAGATCTTCACGCACCTCGCGGACGGACGCGGCGAGAACCGCGTCAACGAGGACACCAACGGCGTCGTGCGCCAGCTCTACCAGCCGGGGCGCTGGCGCGAGGGCGAGTACATCGAGGACCCGCAGACGATCACGCTGCCGGCCGACTGGGGCTCGGATCAGATCGTCTTCTACCTCGGGCTGTGGAACGGCCCGCACCGCCTGTCGATCTCGCGCGGACCGAGCGACGGCGAGAACCGCGCGCGCGCGGCGCAGCTGAGCGTCGCGGCCGGTCCCACCGCGCAGGCCGCGCCCGAGGAGCGCCCCGCGCCGCCGCCGCCGTCGATCCGCGCGGAGCACGCGAGCACGCCGGTGCGCATCGACGGTCGGCTCGACGACGCCGCGTGGCGGGTGCCCGCGTCGACGGCGTTCGTGAACACCGTCACCGGCGCGCGCGGCGAGGTGCCCGCGACGGTGCGCACGCTCTGGGACGCGCAGAAGCTCTACGTCGCGTTCGAGGTCGACGACACGTTCCTGCGCAACACGCTCGAGGGTCGCGACGCGCACCTCTGGGAGCAGGACGCGGTCGAGATCATGGTCGATCCCGATGGCGACGGGCGGAACTACTTCGAGCTCCAGGTCTCGCCGACGGGCGAGGTGTTCGACACGCGCTACGACAGCCGTCGTGTCCCCGGTCCGATCGGTCACGCCGACTGGAACGCGGCGATCGAAGCGGCCGTCGCGACGCGCGGCACCGCGAACGACGACGGAGACGACGAGGGCTACAGCGTCGAGATCGCGATCCCGTGGAGCAGCTTCGTCACCGCCGACGGGACGGCGATGACCGCGCCGCCCGCGGAGAGCACGTGGCGCATGAACTTCTACGTGATGGACACGACGCGCAGCGGATCGCGCTCGTCCGGTTGGTCGCCGACGCTCGAGCGCGACTTCCACGTGCCCGCGCGCTTCGGTCGCGTGACGTTCGGACCGGCGCCGGTCGCCGCGGTCGAGCCCCCGGCCGAAGAAGCGCCGGTAGCGGCGGGTCGCGTCATCCAGATCTCGCCCGACGCGCAGCGTCAGCTGCGGCGCGCGATCGCGGCGGGCTCGCGTCCGTCGCCCGAGGTCGTGCGCCGGCACGGGTTCGAGCCGCTGCCGGAGTGA
- the ffh gene encoding signal recognition particle protein, translating into MFETLTKGFRAARNRLAGLTELNEENLEPALRDVRLSLLEADVEFGVVKRFLGRVKESVIGETITNEVEAKGKKIKIGPAERFIKACQDELVGMMKSEGPALVHAKAPQPTGIMMVGLQGSGKTTTSGKLARLLESQGKKPLLVAADVQRPGAIEQLKVLGERLSIPVFSIPGGRPVDICTKAIDHARKLKRDVIIYDTAGRLAVDEPLMVELQQIKTNTKADNVFMVVDAMIGQDAVKTAAAFHERLGLTGVVMTKLDGDARGGAALSIREVTGAPVKFVGMGEGLDKLEEFRPEGMASRILGFGDVVGLMKDFEGVVDQNKAEQDAKRMLEGRFTLHDFLEQIRMLQKMGPLQDLFEKLPFFADSVPEGFQVDEKELKRAEAIVSSMTKRERIEPELFTKDKGRIQRVAKGSGRSDKDVVDLLQRFSFMKQMMGDIGQQAGLLQRLPGMKQMAMAKRLNEMVRTTGLETNPMMSSLADQLLEAAVAGEGPMAAMMRGQGAPKAIKPGDKNKKKHLRKLQKQARKKSRK; encoded by the coding sequence ATGTTCGAGACCTTGACCAAGGGGTTCCGCGCCGCGCGGAACCGTCTCGCGGGCCTGACCGAGCTGAACGAGGAGAACCTCGAGCCGGCGCTCCGCGACGTGCGCCTCTCGCTGCTCGAGGCCGACGTCGAATTCGGCGTCGTGAAGCGTTTCCTCGGCCGCGTGAAGGAGTCGGTGATCGGCGAGACGATCACCAACGAGGTCGAGGCCAAGGGCAAGAAGATCAAGATCGGCCCGGCCGAGCGCTTCATCAAGGCATGCCAGGACGAGCTCGTCGGCATGATGAAGAGCGAGGGCCCGGCGCTCGTGCACGCCAAGGCCCCGCAGCCGACCGGCATCATGATGGTCGGCCTCCAGGGCTCCGGTAAGACGACCACGTCGGGCAAGCTCGCGCGTCTTCTCGAGTCGCAGGGGAAGAAGCCGCTCCTCGTCGCGGCCGACGTGCAGCGCCCGGGCGCGATCGAGCAGCTCAAGGTGCTCGGCGAGCGCCTCTCGATCCCGGTGTTCTCGATCCCCGGCGGTCGCCCCGTCGACATCTGCACGAAGGCGATCGACCACGCGCGCAAGCTCAAGCGCGACGTGATCATCTACGACACGGCGGGCCGTCTCGCGGTCGACGAGCCGCTGATGGTCGAGCTCCAGCAGATCAAGACGAACACGAAGGCGGACAACGTCTTCATGGTCGTCGACGCGATGATCGGTCAGGACGCCGTGAAGACGGCGGCCGCGTTCCACGAGCGCCTCGGCCTCACCGGCGTCGTGATGACGAAGCTCGACGGCGACGCGCGCGGCGGCGCCGCGCTGTCGATCCGCGAGGTCACGGGCGCGCCCGTGAAGTTCGTCGGCATGGGCGAGGGCCTCGACAAGCTCGAGGAGTTCCGCCCCGAGGGCATGGCCAGCCGGATCCTCGGCTTCGGCGATGTCGTCGGCCTGATGAAGGACTTCGAAGGCGTCGTCGACCAGAACAAGGCCGAGCAGGACGCCAAGCGGATGCTCGAGGGGCGCTTCACGCTCCACGACTTCCTGGAGCAGATCCGCATGCTCCAGAAGATGGGCCCGCTGCAGGACCTCTTCGAGAAGCTGCCCTTCTTCGCCGACAGCGTGCCCGAGGGCTTCCAGGTCGACGAGAAGGAGCTCAAGCGCGCCGAGGCGATCGTCAGCTCGATGACGAAGCGCGAGCGCATCGAGCCCGAGCTGTTCACGAAGGACAAGGGCCGCATCCAGCGCGTCGCGAAGGGCTCGGGGCGCAGCGACAAGGACGTCGTCGATCTGCTCCAGCGCTTCTCGTTCATGAAGCAGATGATGGGCGACATCGGCCAGCAGGCCGGGCTGCTCCAGCGCCTGCCGGGCATGAAGCAGATGGCGATGGCCAAGCGCCTGAACGAGATGGTGCGCACCACCGGTCTCGAGACGAACCCGATGATGTCGTCGCTCGCCGATCAGCTGCTCGAGGCGGCGGTCGCGGGCGAGGGCCCGATGGCCGCGATGATGCGCGGCCAGGGCGCGCCGAAGGCGATCAAGCCCGGCGACAAGAACAAGAAGAAGCACCTGCGCAAGCTTCAGAAGCAGGCGCGCAAGAAGTCGCGCAAGTGA
- a CDS encoding RCC1 domain-containing protein — MISRLGALVLFVLALGCTEDLQLGGLCAYDSDCPSGLVCGFGRCRAECRQSVDCDPGAMCLVDEMGVGSCSVVEDVCERDEQCQGGLRCALGRCVDACEVDGDCAQGDQCWSVPSLDMAICVDPRARPEAGMPVELDGGAEVPDAGVDGGPSDAGIDGGTCRGPACDPVRRVALGWQHACAVTESGRLWCWGRDVAAEASGVRPDAPECGIEYCRARPVEVLPFEEGRGAVDVALGDSYSCALMEDGSIQCWGGARPTPEALTRTPALVELPPNGEPVRDAIAIRAGRRHLLFELAEGIYGAGEGTRGELQGADGPTPVRIDDRPTSSRFAAGAFFSCSVESGVASCWGSNRFRQLGRAEPMPAEGAFDPQPSPVESIGIGAVVDLVVGGQHACAEDADAVITCWGHSRDASPTLAVPARVITGGAVLRDLASASSADHQLTCARSETSPSRAYCWGRPSSPSFYPAGTVDTTRAVAMWPSMLGDVSQVATDGATACVVSGGDVLCWGDNSAGQLAQGDGAAHDGPVRVRW; from the coding sequence ATGATCTCCCGGCTCGGCGCGCTCGTTCTCTTCGTCCTCGCGCTCGGCTGCACCGAGGATCTCCAGCTGGGTGGGCTCTGCGCGTACGACAGCGACTGTCCCTCCGGGCTCGTGTGTGGCTTCGGGCGGTGCCGCGCGGAGTGCCGGCAGAGCGTGGACTGCGACCCGGGCGCGATGTGCCTCGTCGACGAGATGGGCGTGGGATCGTGCTCGGTCGTCGAGGACGTGTGCGAGCGCGACGAGCAGTGCCAGGGGGGCCTGCGGTGCGCGCTCGGGCGGTGCGTCGACGCATGCGAGGTCGACGGCGACTGCGCGCAGGGCGATCAGTGCTGGAGCGTGCCCTCGCTCGACATGGCGATCTGCGTGGACCCGCGCGCGCGGCCGGAGGCCGGTATGCCCGTCGAGCTCGACGGGGGCGCGGAGGTGCCCGACGCGGGCGTGGACGGCGGGCCGAGCGACGCCGGGATCGACGGCGGAACGTGCCGAGGGCCGGCGTGCGATCCGGTGCGGCGCGTCGCGCTGGGATGGCAGCACGCGTGCGCGGTGACCGAGTCGGGCCGCCTGTGGTGCTGGGGACGCGACGTCGCCGCCGAGGCCTCGGGCGTGCGCCCCGACGCGCCCGAGTGCGGGATCGAGTACTGCCGCGCGCGACCGGTTGAGGTGCTGCCCTTCGAAGAAGGGCGCGGCGCCGTCGATGTCGCGCTCGGCGACAGCTACTCGTGCGCGCTGATGGAGGACGGGAGCATCCAGTGCTGGGGCGGCGCGCGACCGACGCCCGAAGCGCTCACGCGCACGCCCGCCCTCGTCGAGCTTCCGCCCAACGGGGAGCCCGTGCGCGACGCGATCGCGATCCGCGCGGGACGGCGTCATCTCCTCTTCGAGCTCGCCGAGGGGATCTACGGCGCCGGAGAAGGAACGCGCGGCGAGCTGCAGGGCGCGGACGGGCCGACGCCGGTGCGCATCGACGATCGTCCGACGTCGAGCCGCTTCGCAGCGGGCGCGTTCTTCAGCTGCTCGGTCGAGAGCGGCGTCGCGTCGTGCTGGGGATCGAACCGCTTCCGTCAGCTCGGTCGCGCCGAGCCGATGCCGGCGGAGGGCGCGTTCGATCCGCAGCCGTCGCCCGTCGAGTCGATCGGGATCGGCGCGGTGGTCGATCTCGTGGTCGGGGGTCAGCACGCGTGCGCCGAGGACGCGGACGCGGTGATCACGTGCTGGGGCCACTCGCGCGACGCGTCGCCGACGCTCGCGGTGCCTGCGCGCGTCATCACCGGCGGCGCCGTGCTGCGCGATCTCGCGAGCGCGTCGAGCGCCGATCACCAGCTCACGTGCGCGCGCAGCGAAACGAGCCCGTCGCGCGCGTACTGCTGGGGGCGCCCCTCGTCGCCGAGCTTCTATCCTGCGGGCACCGTCGACACGACGCGCGCGGTCGCGATGTGGCCGTCGATGCTGGGCGACGTCTCGCAGGTCGCGACCGACGGCGCGACGGCGTGCGTGGTGAGCGGCGGAGACGTGCTCTGCTGGGGTGACAACTCGGCGGGTCAGCTCGCGCAGGGCGACGGCGCGGCGCACGACGGACCGGTGCGCGTCCGCTGGTGA
- a CDS encoding inositol monophosphatase family protein, with amino-acid sequence MSGSLARPLLMSAATSPMTLDANDLDTILRDALPVARAAAKVLADRWRGTPEVRSKSRSDLVTDADLASESLIREQLTARFPSHAIVGEEGGGEGGALAWFVDPLDGTTNFAHGHPFFCVSMALVHEGEPVVGIVIAPALSLEWSATRGGGVTRNGARCQVSQTTLLDDALLSTGFPSWRASRGDNNYRAFLALDAATHGVRRCGASAIEIAMVADGSYDAFWDLGLKPWDVGASTLFVREAGGLVTDFDGSPVALDAGRILASNGRLHARLSRALAGDVSLPPIDGVEHRAGPHLRRPGEVG; translated from the coding sequence GTGTCCGGATCGCTGGCCCGCCCGTTGCTGATGAGCGCCGCGACCTCCCCGATGACGCTCGACGCGAACGACCTCGACACCATCCTCCGCGACGCCCTGCCCGTGGCCCGCGCCGCGGCGAAGGTGCTCGCCGACCGATGGCGTGGCACCCCCGAGGTGCGGTCGAAGTCGCGCAGCGATCTCGTCACCGACGCCGATCTCGCGAGCGAGTCGCTCATCCGCGAGCAGCTGACGGCGCGCTTCCCCTCGCACGCCATCGTCGGCGAAGAGGGCGGCGGGGAGGGCGGCGCGCTCGCGTGGTTCGTCGATCCCCTCGACGGCACCACGAACTTCGCGCACGGGCATCCTTTCTTCTGCGTCTCGATGGCGCTGGTGCACGAGGGCGAGCCGGTCGTCGGCATCGTGATCGCGCCCGCGCTCTCGCTCGAGTGGTCGGCCACGCGCGGCGGCGGCGTCACCCGCAACGGCGCGCGCTGTCAGGTGTCGCAGACGACGCTCCTCGACGACGCGCTGCTCTCGACGGGATTTCCCTCCTGGCGCGCGAGCCGCGGCGACAACAACTACCGTGCGTTCCTCGCGCTCGACGCGGCGACGCACGGCGTGCGACGTTGCGGCGCCAGCGCGATCGAGATCGCGATGGTCGCCGACGGATCGTACGACGCGTTCTGGGATCTCGGGCTGAAGCCGTGGGACGTCGGCGCGAGCACGCTCTTCGTGCGCGAAGCGGGCGGTCTCGTCACGGACTTCGACGGGTCACCGGTCGCGCTCGACGCCGGTCGCATCCTCGCGAGCAACGGTCGGCTGCACGCGCGTCTGTCGCGCGCGCTCGCGGGCGACGTGTCGCTCCCGCCGATCGACGGTGTCGAGCATCGGGCGGGGCCGCACTTGCGGCGGCCCGGAGAAGTGGGATAG
- a CDS encoding GH3 family domain-containing protein, producing the protein MSNGHHLGTRSVDHQGSRTLKRSAYPRSVGQALLMAARVRVALWDRALRNVEEVQTKQLRRIVDHARNTTFGRRHGFADIRSWEQFAARVPVGDYDSHSPAFEAMRTGETGILVPEKIKYFGNSSGSSTKGKPKFLPIAERQVAFQRGSAADSMYRYLVWRGEDDFTSGYTLGLFPPTTMRKEGPVFITTNPSLQSVKMPAFTKVCQIPEPEIREIADYDYKLERIADRYLDHDVRAVAGTTCWFSILFDKLLAAAARRGRKADSVRDLWPNLRVLVGGGVSADPYMPVIRERMGRDDVVLVDTYNATEGGIFACSDHSGERGMLMIPDRGVFYEFVPVEDASDLTNIGPWARRVPLWGVEKDKLYAIHVTTVSGLYSYRLGDLVRFTSTDPYRIEFAGRVSGCLSTTQELTTHVEIQRAVEHALTAIPATTVDYGCAADVGVNGTARSRYVLFAEFEPGHAPADLAAFARAFDEGLCQQNRVYREHRKDDVGIFAPELVALPPGSVKRFMKDIGNTSVQSKFPRILDDERKQLLRTYVQS; encoded by the coding sequence GTGAGCAACGGCCACCACCTGGGCACGCGATCGGTCGATCACCAGGGGTCGCGCACGCTGAAGCGCAGCGCGTATCCCCGCAGCGTCGGTCAGGCGCTCCTCATGGCCGCCCGCGTGCGCGTCGCGCTGTGGGATCGCGCCCTGCGCAACGTCGAGGAGGTGCAGACCAAGCAGCTGCGCCGCATCGTCGACCACGCGCGGAACACGACGTTCGGTCGTCGCCACGGCTTCGCCGACATTCGCTCGTGGGAGCAGTTCGCGGCGCGCGTGCCGGTCGGCGACTACGACTCGCACTCGCCGGCGTTCGAGGCGATGCGCACGGGCGAGACGGGCATCCTCGTCCCCGAGAAGATCAAGTACTTCGGCAACTCGAGCGGCAGCTCGACCAAGGGCAAGCCGAAGTTCCTCCCGATCGCCGAGCGTCAGGTCGCGTTCCAGCGCGGCAGCGCGGCGGACTCGATGTACCGCTACCTCGTCTGGCGCGGCGAGGACGACTTCACGAGCGGCTACACGCTCGGGCTCTTCCCGCCGACGACGATGCGCAAGGAAGGCCCCGTCTTCATCACGACGAACCCGTCGCTGCAGTCGGTGAAGATGCCCGCCTTCACCAAGGTCTGTCAGATCCCCGAGCCCGAGATCCGCGAGATCGCGGACTACGACTACAAGCTCGAGCGCATCGCGGACCGCTATCTCGATCACGACGTGCGCGCCGTCGCGGGCACGACCTGCTGGTTCTCGATCCTGTTCGACAAGCTGCTCGCGGCGGCGGCGCGTCGCGGTCGCAAGGCCGACTCGGTGCGCGACCTCTGGCCGAACCTCCGCGTGCTCGTCGGCGGCGGCGTGAGCGCCGATCCGTACATGCCCGTCATCCGCGAGCGCATGGGCCGCGACGACGTGGTGCTCGTCGACACGTACAACGCGACCGAGGGCGGCATCTTCGCGTGCAGCGATCACAGCGGTGAGCGCGGCATGCTGATGATCCCGGATCGCGGCGTGTTCTACGAGTTCGTTCCGGTCGAGGACGCGAGCGACCTGACGAACATCGGGCCGTGGGCGCGCCGCGTGCCGCTGTGGGGCGTCGAGAAGGACAAGCTCTACGCGATCCACGTCACGACGGTCTCGGGGCTCTACTCGTATCGCCTCGGCGATCTCGTGCGCTTCACGTCGACCGATCCGTATCGCATCGAGTTCGCGGGCCGCGTGAGCGGCTGTCTGTCGACGACGCAGGAGCTCACGACGCACGTCGAGATCCAGCGCGCCGTCGAGCACGCGCTCACCGCGATCCCCGCGACGACCGTCGACTACGGCTGCGCCGCGGACGTCGGCGTGAACGGCACCGCGCGCTCGCGCTACGTGCTGTTCGCCGAGTTCGAGCCGGGCCACGCGCCCGCCGATCTCGCGGCGTTCGCCCGCGCGTTCGACGAGGGGCTCTGCCAGCAGAACCGCGTCTATCGCGAGCACCGCAAGGACGACGTCGGCATCTTCGCGCCGGAGCTCGTCGCGCTGCCGCCCGGCTCGGTGAAGCGCTTCATGAAGGACATCGGGAACACGAGCGTGCAGAGCAAGTTCCCGCGCATCCTCGACGACGAGCGCAAGCAGCTCCTGCGCACCTACGTCCAGAGCTGA
- a CDS encoding inositol-3-phosphate synthase: MGKKLGVVIVGVNGAVASTVIAGVELMVRGLAPRVGMLTEPGNPAPGEQILDHLSFTALEDIVFGGWDLQFSDVYAATKHHGVLPDAQLDQVKDKLQAIKPWPAVFSGEYAANAKGDNVVKVKNFREELAHIEKTITDFKKANNCETVVMVNLASTERYQELLDVHKTLAAFEKGLDENHSAIAPAMRYFYVANKLGVPYCNFAPSLTNIPALQEQANELRNPYCGMDGKTGQTLLKTALASMFRLRNLKVVGWYSVNFLGNNDGLVLDNPASNKTKVLSKAAVLDSIVGYRVENHQVHIHYYKPRGDAKEAWDNIDIGGFCGVPMQMKINFLCQDSILAAPLVLDMVRLVEVAKARGEKGIQRQLSIYFKSPYTGEGEKAEHDVFEQERMLMKWCREHADKK, translated from the coding sequence ATGGGTAAGAAGCTCGGAGTCGTGATCGTCGGCGTCAACGGCGCCGTCGCCTCCACCGTCATCGCGGGTGTGGAGCTGATGGTCCGCGGCCTCGCGCCGCGCGTCGGCATGCTCACGGAGCCCGGCAACCCCGCGCCCGGCGAGCAGATCCTCGATCACCTCTCGTTCACGGCGCTCGAGGACATCGTCTTCGGCGGCTGGGACCTGCAGTTCTCGGACGTCTACGCGGCCACGAAGCACCACGGCGTGCTCCCCGACGCGCAGCTCGATCAGGTCAAGGACAAGCTCCAGGCGATCAAGCCGTGGCCGGCCGTGTTCAGCGGTGAGTACGCCGCGAACGCGAAGGGCGACAACGTCGTCAAGGTGAAGAACTTCCGCGAGGAGCTCGCCCACATCGAGAAGACCATCACGGACTTCAAGAAGGCGAACAACTGCGAGACCGTCGTGATGGTCAACCTCGCGTCGACCGAGCGCTACCAGGAGCTCCTCGACGTCCACAAGACGCTCGCGGCGTTCGAGAAGGGCCTCGACGAGAACCACTCGGCGATCGCGCCCGCGATGCGCTACTTCTACGTCGCGAACAAGCTCGGCGTCCCGTACTGCAACTTCGCGCCGTCGCTCACGAACATCCCGGCGCTGCAGGAGCAGGCGAACGAGCTCCGCAATCCCTATTGCGGCATGGACGGCAAGACCGGCCAGACGCTGCTCAAGACGGCGCTCGCGTCGATGTTCCGCCTGCGCAACCTGAAGGTCGTGGGCTGGTACTCGGTCAACTTCCTCGGCAACAACGACGGTCTCGTGCTGGACAACCCGGCGTCGAACAAGACCAAGGTGCTGTCGAAGGCGGCGGTGCTCGACTCGATCGTCGGCTACCGCGTCGAGAACCACCAGGTCCACATCCACTACTACAAGCCCCGCGGTGACGCGAAGGAAGCGTGGGACAACATCGACATCGGCGGCTTCTGCGGCGTGCCGATGCAGATGAAGATCAACTTCCTCTGCCAGGACTCGATCCTCGCGGCGCCGCTGGTCCTCGACATGGTCCGGCTCGTCGAGGTCGCGAAGGCGCGCGGCGAGAAGGGCATCCAGCGCCAGCTCTCGATCTACTTCAAGTCGCCGTACACCGGCGAGGGCGAGAAGGCGGAGCACGACGTCTTCGAGCAGGAGCGCATGCTCATGAAGTGGTGCCGCGAGCACGCGGACAAGAAGTGA